The window ATGAGTATTACTGCGCAATCGGTCTGGAATAATTGTCTTAATTTTATAAAAGATAACATTCAGCCGCAAGCTTATAAAACTTGGTTCGAACCAATTGTTGCAGTTAAACTTGCAGAAAATGCTTTGAGTATTCAGGTACCTAGTAAATTCTTTTACGAATGGCTAGAAGAGCATTATGTGAAAATCTTAAAAGTTGCACTTACCAAAGAGTTAGGCGAAACAGCCAAGCTAGTTTACATTATTAAAATGGAAAACACCTATGGTAACAAACAACCTTTTACAGAAAGAATACCTAGTTCTAATAGGTCTTCTGTAAAAGCGCAAGATGTAGATATTCCTTTAAACAATAAAAATCGCGAATTACGCAACCCTTTTATTATTCCAGGAATTAGAAATGTAAAAATCGAGTCGCAACTAAACCCAAACTATAACTTCGAAAACTTTTTAGAAGGAGATTCTAACCGTTTAGCTAGAAGCGCAGGATTAGCTGTAGCTAGTAAACCCGGAGGAACTTCTTTTAATCCACTATTAATATTTGGAGGTGTTGGTCTTGGTAAAACACACTTAGCACATGCTATTGGTGTAGACATTAAAGACAAGTATCCTGAAAAAACAGTTTTATATATTTCTGCTGAAAAATTCACGCAGCAATACATAGACTCTGTTAAGAAGAATAACAGAAATGATTTTATTCATTTTTATCAAATAATAGACATCTTAATTATTGATGATGTGCAGTTTTTATCTGGTAAATCTGGAACACAAGATGTATTCTTCCATATTTTCAACCATTTACACCAAAACGGAAAGCAAGTTATTTTAACAAGTGACAAGGCTCCTGTAGATATGCAAGATATTGAGCAACGCTTATTATCTAGATTCAAATGGGGACTTTCGGCAGAATTACAAACACCAGATTTTGAAACCAGAGTATCGATATTAAAAAACAAATTATATCGTGATGGTGTAGAAATGCCAGATGATATTATTGAGTATGTTGCAAAACATATTAAATCTAATATTAGAGAACTGGAAGGCGCAATTATCTCATTAATTGCACAATCTTCTTTTAACAAAAAAGAGGTTACTATAGACTTAGCGAAACAAGTTGTTGAGAAGTTTGTAAAAAACACAAAACGTGAGGTTTCGATAGATTATATCCAGAAAATAGTTTCCGATTATTTTCAAATGGATGTAGATACACTACAATCTAAAACTAGAAAACGTCATATTGTACAAGCTAGACAATTAGCTATGTTTTTTGCTAAAAAACTAACTAAAGCTTCGTTAGCAAGTATTGGTTCTCAAATTGGTAAACGTGATCACGCTACTGTATTGCATGCTTGTAAAACGGTTAACAATTTATCTTCTACAGATAAACAATTTAGAAAATACGTAGAAGATCTAACCAAAAAGCTTTCGGTTTAAATTACAAATACAACCTTTTTCAAATAAAATATTATGACTAAAATACTAATGGTTTGCCTTGGTAATATTTGTCGTTCTCCTTTGGCTGAAGGTATTTTACGCGATAAACTTTCTACAGAAGAGTTTACTATTGACTCTGCGGGAACTGGAGATTACCATATTGGCGATTTACCAGACCAACGCTCTATTAACGTTGCAAAAAAATACGGAGTAGATATCACCAATCAACGCGGTAGACAATTCTCCGTCACAGATTTCGATGTTTTTGATTTGATTTACGTCATGGATAATTCCAACTTTAAAAACGTAGTTAAATTAGCAAGAAATGAAAATGATATTGCTAAAGTAAAACTTATTTTAAACGAAGTATACCCAAACCAGAACTATGATGTTCCAGATCCTTATCACGATAGTGACCAAGGTTTTGAAAATGTTTTTAAGATGTTAGACGAAGCAACAGATGTTATACAACAAAAGGTTACAAAAATTTAAAACACTAAAAATCAAGTGTATTCCTTTATATTTTTTGTAATTTTAAAAAACAACATCTTAAAAATTCTCTAAATGAAAACTATTATAACCTTAATTATAGCACTGTTTTCTTTCTCCTGTTTTTCACAAAATATAAATATAGAACTTTTTTCTAACGGACTTTCTAATCCGGTAAACATAAAACACGCAGGTGATGATAGATTATTCGTTGCAGAAAGAGCTGGTATAATTAAAATCATCAATACTGATGGTGTTTTAGCGAGCACTCCCTTTTTAGACATAAACGCATTAGTTTCTAATAATGGTGGAGAACAAGGTTTACTTGCTATGGCATTTCATCCAGACTATACCACCAATGGTTATTTTTATGTCAACTATATTGATAATAATGGGGACACGGTAATTTCCAGATTTACAAGAAGTACTACTGCTATTGCAGATCCAAATTCAGAGTTGGTTTTTATGAATATTAGCCAACCTTACTCCAATCATAATGGTGGCGATATGCATTTTGGTACCGATGGCTACCTTTATATTTCCACAGGAGATGGTGGTTCTGGTGGTGACCCTGAAAACAGATCACAAAATTTAACTTCCCATTTAGGAAAACTATTACGTATAGATGTTGACAACCCTGTAATTGGCGGACTTAATTATTCGATTCCTGCAGACAATCCTTTTTTTGGTAATACAGATAACATAAAACAAGAAATATGGGCTTATGGCCTACGTAACCCTTGGAAATGGTCTTTTGATAGAGATACTGGAGATATCTGGATTGCAGATGTTGGTCAAAACCAAATAGAAGAAATCAATATGGTTCCTGACGCAAGTTCAGGTATAAATTATGGCTGGCGTTGTTATGAAGGAAACGACACGTACAACACAGCAAATTGCCCTTCTGCTAGCACATTAACATTTCCTGTTGCACAATACTCACATAGTAATGATGGTATTTTTAAATGCTCCATTACTGGAGGTTATAGATACAGAGGTACAGCACAACCAACACTAAACGGTTTGTACTTTTTTGCCGATTACTGTAGTGATGAGATTGGTTATGTGCAAGAAAACGGAACAACTTTTAATCTAACATTAATCGATCAATTTGGTAATGATGGTTTTTCAGCTTTTGGAGAAGACATTAACGGAGAACTTTATATTGCTGGCATTAGAACCGGAATTATCTACAAAATAGTGGATGCCGATTTAAGTATTGAAGAGCAAAGTATATTTAATATAAAAATGTATCCGAATCCTGTAATAGATAGTTTACATTTAGATTTTAGAAACACAACACATGTAATTAAAGAAATTCATATATTTAATTTACATGGAAAATTAGTGAAGTCCGTTTCCATGCCTAAAAACACTATTACCACATTATCTACTAAAGAAATGCAAAGCGGATTATACTTCATTGAAATTAATGCCGAAAACGGAAGCAAAAAAACAAGTAAATTTATTAAAAATTAATGGAAAATATTACCGGTAAACTATACCTTATACCTACCACATTAGGAGACAATGCTCCTTTAGAAGTTTTACCTATTTCAGTAAAAAAAGTAATAGAACAAGTAGACACCTTTATTGTTGAAAACGAAAAAACAGCAAGGCGTTTTATAAAAAGCATAGAACCAAGAAAGTCACAATCTTCATTAACCTTATTTCCTTTAAATAAGTTTACAGATGTGGCAGAATTGCCAAGCTATTTAGAACCATGTCTACAAGGAAAAAACGTTGGACTACTTTCTGAAGCAGGTTGCCCTGGCGTTGCAGATCCTGGTGCAGATATAGTGAAAATTGCACATGATAAAAACATACAAGTAGTACCTTTGGTTGGACCTTCTTCTATATTATTAGCAATAATGAGCTCTGGAATGAACGGACAAAGTTTCACTTTTAATGGTTATTTACCCATTGACAAGGATGAAAAGAAACAAGAAATAAAACAATTAGAACGTCTTTCTTTTGAAAAAAACCAATCACAGATTTTTATTGAAACGCCGTATAGAAACAATAAGATGTTAGAAGACATGTGTCAATATTTAGAAGGAAACACCCTTGTTTGTGTTGCTTGTGATATTACATTACCAACAGAGTATATAAAAACAAAAACGGTAAACAACTGGAAAAAAACAAAGGTTGACCTTCATAAAAGACCAACCATTTTTATAATTCATAAAAGTTAGTTATTAAATAATACTAGCTTTTGCTTTTTTATTTGCTTTTACAAGAGAAGTATCATAACCTGAAAACTTCTTCATGTAATGTTTAATCGAAGTACCAAAGGCATCTTCAAAACCAGTTTCACCGTAACTTCTTAAGTATTTTTTTACGCTTCCAGGCCCAGCTAAATGCGCTGCAGCTAGAATTCCAGACTCGGTTACCAAAACACCATTAATGGTCATACCATTAAAACGTTTGATGTCTCTACGTAAAATCCATTTATTACGTTGTGCATTTGCAACAAATGCCTTTTCCTGTAATTCTGGGTTTTGTAAAAATTGATTCGGGTTGTAAATTCCAATCATTTTTAGCGTCTCAGCTCCAAATTGGTATTTTCCTAAATAACCAAACTTGTTTACTGTAAAATAATCTCCTCCAGATTCTTTAAAAGCTAATGCTTCTTTAAAACCTACAAAGGACTTTCCTAAAGTTGGTTTGAATTTTTCATTTGGTGTTGGCGTACGAAATGCAAATACTTTATCTGACACTTCTATTGTAGCAACATTTTCTTGTTCTTCGTAGTTTATTAAATCGATAAACGTTTCCGAAGAAAACGCAAGCTTTAATAAAGTACATATGGTTAGTAATAGCGTAAACTTTCCAATATTTTTTATCATAACGAATAATTTTTCAGTAATAATTTATTAATAATCACTTATAATTTTTCAGCGTGCAAATATACAACTTTTATTTTAAACCTGAAAACCAACTACTTATACGTTTCTGACTCAAAATTAGATGTTTATATTA is drawn from Lacinutrix sp. WUR7 and contains these coding sequences:
- the dnaA gene encoding chromosomal replication initiator protein DnaA; its protein translation is MSITAQSVWNNCLNFIKDNIQPQAYKTWFEPIVAVKLAENALSIQVPSKFFYEWLEEHYVKILKVALTKELGETAKLVYIIKMENTYGNKQPFTERIPSSNRSSVKAQDVDIPLNNKNRELRNPFIIPGIRNVKIESQLNPNYNFENFLEGDSNRLARSAGLAVASKPGGTSFNPLLIFGGVGLGKTHLAHAIGVDIKDKYPEKTVLYISAEKFTQQYIDSVKKNNRNDFIHFYQIIDILIIDDVQFLSGKSGTQDVFFHIFNHLHQNGKQVILTSDKAPVDMQDIEQRLLSRFKWGLSAELQTPDFETRVSILKNKLYRDGVEMPDDIIEYVAKHIKSNIRELEGAIISLIAQSSFNKKEVTIDLAKQVVEKFVKNTKREVSIDYIQKIVSDYFQMDVDTLQSKTRKRHIVQARQLAMFFAKKLTKASLASIGSQIGKRDHATVLHACKTVNNLSSTDKQFRKYVEDLTKKLSV
- a CDS encoding SAM-dependent methyltransferase, which codes for MENITGKLYLIPTTLGDNAPLEVLPISVKKVIEQVDTFIVENEKTARRFIKSIEPRKSQSSLTLFPLNKFTDVAELPSYLEPCLQGKNVGLLSEAGCPGVADPGADIVKIAHDKNIQVVPLVGPSSILLAIMSSGMNGQSFTFNGYLPIDKDEKKQEIKQLERLSFEKNQSQIFIETPYRNNKMLEDMCQYLEGNTLVCVACDITLPTEYIKTKTVNNWKKTKVDLHKRPTIFIIHKS
- a CDS encoding PQQ-dependent sugar dehydrogenase, whose amino-acid sequence is MKTIITLIIALFSFSCFSQNINIELFSNGLSNPVNIKHAGDDRLFVAERAGIIKIINTDGVLASTPFLDINALVSNNGGEQGLLAMAFHPDYTTNGYFYVNYIDNNGDTVISRFTRSTTAIADPNSELVFMNISQPYSNHNGGDMHFGTDGYLYISTGDGGSGGDPENRSQNLTSHLGKLLRIDVDNPVIGGLNYSIPADNPFFGNTDNIKQEIWAYGLRNPWKWSFDRDTGDIWIADVGQNQIEEINMVPDASSGINYGWRCYEGNDTYNTANCPSASTLTFPVAQYSHSNDGIFKCSITGGYRYRGTAQPTLNGLYFFADYCSDEIGYVQENGTTFNLTLIDQFGNDGFSAFGEDINGELYIAGIRTGIIYKIVDADLSIEEQSIFNIKMYPNPVIDSLHLDFRNTTHVIKEIHIFNLHGKLVKSVSMPKNTITTLSTKEMQSGLYFIEINAENGSKKTSKFIKN
- a CDS encoding peptidoglycan-binding protein LysM, whose amino-acid sequence is MIKNIGKFTLLLTICTLLKLAFSSETFIDLINYEEQENVATIEVSDKVFAFRTPTPNEKFKPTLGKSFVGFKEALAFKESGGDYFTVNKFGYLGKYQFGAETLKMIGIYNPNQFLQNPELQEKAFVANAQRNKWILRRDIKRFNGMTINGVLVTESGILAAAHLAGPGSVKKYLRSYGETGFEDAFGTSIKHYMKKFSGYDTSLVKANKKAKASII
- a CDS encoding low molecular weight protein-tyrosine-phosphatase, whose translation is MTKILMVCLGNICRSPLAEGILRDKLSTEEFTIDSAGTGDYHIGDLPDQRSINVAKKYGVDITNQRGRQFSVTDFDVFDLIYVMDNSNFKNVVKLARNENDIAKVKLILNEVYPNQNYDVPDPYHDSDQGFENVFKMLDEATDVIQQKVTKI